The nucleotide sequence GATCGCGTGCGCGGCGTAGTTGCGGCCGATGCAGTAGATGCGGCGGACCTGGAACACCTGGGTCTTGCCGACGATCGGGATCGTGACCATCGGCACCGGGAAGATCGGCTTGGGTGCGGCCTGCGCGGCGGCCGGCACGACGTCCGCCATGGTGGCTGCGGTCGCAACCGCGGCGGTTGCGAGCAGATCGCGTCGCGTGGGTGAGGAGGTGTTCTTCATGTGTTTTGCTCCCTGACGGCCATTTGCGCCGGATCGACCGATAGTGGATCGGGCAGGGCCGGGCAACGTCTTTGGCCTTGATTATCGCAGCGCATCATGCGGATCGCGCGCTAGGATCGGTGCTCCAACAAGGCCGGGCCAGGGCGAGCGTCATGCGGACGATCAGCAGAATTGCCTTCGCACTGCTCATCAGCGCGACGTCGCCGGGATCCGGCAATAGCGCGGACATCATCGCGCCTACGCGCATGAAAGTATCAGGCACGATCGACGCCCGCTTCCAATCCTACAATGTCGAGATGGTCGAGGTGACCGGCGGCCGGTTCTGGAAACCCTACGCACAGAAGGACATGCGTCGTGATCGCTACGCTTATCGGCCGCCGGTAGATCTCGCCAACCCGCGCCTGCGCAGGCTCGCCGCGGCACTCGGGCCCGCCTACATGCGGGTCAGCGGCACCTGGGCGAATGCGACTTTTTTCGCCGACACCGACAGTGCGGGGTCCGCGCCACCCACCGGCTTCAACAGCGTGCTCACCCGCGCGCAATGGCGCGGGGCCGTCGATTTTGCCCGCGCGGTCAATGCGGAGATCGTGACGTCCTTTGCCGTCAGTCCCGGCATCCGCCGCCCGGACGGCGTGTGGACGCCGGACCAGGCGCAGAGTCTCATTGACTACACGCGGCAACTCGGTGGCCGGATCGCTGCCGCCGAATTCATGAATGAGCCGACGCTCGCGGCGACCAACGGGCCCCCACCGGGATATGACGCAAAGGCCTATGGCCGCGACTTCAGGGTCTTTCGCGACTGGATGCGGCGATCGGCACCGGAGACGCTCATCGTCGGCCCGGGCGCCGCAGGCGACACCACGTCCTCATCCGGCGGCATTCGCACGCGCGATCTGCTCGCAGCGTCCGGTTCCGGCGTCGATCGCTTCTCCTATCATCACTACAACACGCTCTCGGCCCGCTGCGGCGGGCACGACGATCCGGTGCAGTCGCTATCCGAAGACTGGCTGTCGCGGACCAACGCCGCGCTAAACATCTACCGCGACCTGCGCGACGCATTCGAGCCGGGCAAGCCGATCTGGCTGACGGAGACGGCGAATGCCGCCTGCGGTGGCAACAAGTCGGATGCGACCTTCCTCGACACGTTCCGCTATCTCGATCAGCTAGGCCGCCTTGCGAAGGCCGGCGTGCAGGTCGTCATGCACAACACGCTCACGGCCAGCGACTACGGCTTGCTCGACGAAAGGACCTTCCGTCCGCGGCCGAATTACTGGGGCGCCCTGCTCTGGCGCCGGTTGATGGGATCGACAGTGCTCGACCCGGGCATGGCCTCGACACCCGGTCTCCACGCCTATGCACATTGCCATGCCGCGACGAAGGGCGCGGCATCCGTACTCCTCATCAACACGTCGCGGCACGAGTCACGTTCCGTAACGCTGGCTGTTTCGGCCGAGCGCTACACGCTTCAAGCGGAGCGTCCTCAGGACACGAATGTGCAGTTGAACGGCAAGGGACTCTCGCTGACGGACGACGACGACCTGCCCCGCTTCGAAGCGCGCGCGACGTCGCCGGGTCAAGTTCGCCTGCCACCAGCGAGCATCACCTTCCTGGTGATGCCCGACGCCGCCGCCTGCCGTTGAGGTGCTCAGGACTTCAGCGAATCCCGCGCCGTTTCCGGCGCCATCAGCGTCGCGATGATCGTGATGACCGACAGCGCGATGATGTAGACCGACACCGGCCAGTACGAGCCGACCCATGCGAGCAGTGCCGTCGCAATCAGCGGCGAGAAGCCGCCGCTGAGCGCAGCCGCGACATTGGCGCCGAGCGAGGCGCCGCTGTAGCGCACCTGGGTGCGGAACAGTTCCGGCATGAACGCGGCCTTGGGGCCGAACAGCAGCGCGTGCGTCAGCGTCATCGTGACGACGAGCGCGAAAATGATCAGCGCCGGCTCCTTGGAGTCGAGGAACCAGAACAGCGGAAACGCCAGCGCCACCGAGAACACCCCGCCGGCGAGATACAGCGCCTTGCGGCCGAAGATGTCGGACAGCCACCCCGCAAGCGGCAATGTCGCGAACTCGACGATCGCCGCATAGACCACTGCATTGAGGATCACCTGGCGCGGCAGGCCGAGCTTGGTCGTGGCATAGTGCACCGTGAAGACGGTGAGGAGATAAGCGAGCCCAACCTCCGACACCGTGATGCCGATCGCGAGCAGGAAGCTGCGCCAGTCACGGCGCAACACTTCCCACACCGGCTGCGCCAGCACCTCCTTGCGCTCGACCACCTCCTTGAAGTGCGGCGTCTCCGCGAGCTTGAGCCGCACGATGAAGCCGACGCCGACCAGCAAGATGCTGATCCAGAATGGCACGCGCCAGCCCCAGCTCAGGAAGTCGGCCTCCGGGAGCTGAGTCATCAAGGCGAAGATACCGGTGGAGGCGGCGACGCCGACGGGAAAACCGATTTGCACCAGGCTGCCGTAGAAGCCCCGGCGGTTGCCGGCGTGCTCGATCACCATCACGACCGCACCGCTCCATTCGCCCCCGAGACCGATGCCCTGGATGAAGCGCAGGATGATGAGCAGGATCGGCGCCCAGACACCGATCTGGCTGTAGGTCGGCAGGCAGCCGATCAGGAAGGTGCCGAGCCCCATCGCGATCATGGTCGCGACCAGCATGGTCTTGCGGCCGAGCCGGTCGCCGTAATGCCCGATGATCGCGCCGCCGATCGGGCGCGCCACGAAGCCGACCGCATAGGTCGAGAATGCCGCCAGCGTTCCGACGAAGGGATCGAAGTTCGGAAAGAACAGCTTGCTGAACACGAGGGCCGCAGCGGTGTTGTAGATCAGGAAGTCGTACCACTCGATCGCAGTGCCCAGCGCGCTCGCCCACACCACATGCGCCGTCGTCGACTTCTCCGCCGAAGCGGAGACCCCCGTTGCTACCGTCATGCCCTGCCCCAAACGATTCCGGATGGCATCATGGCCAATCGTGGTGGCGGTTGCAACCTGCAGGGGTGCTCGCTCTCGCAGGATAACGGCGCGAGATTTGTGCGCGGCTGCTCCCACACCCGTCATTGCGAGGAGCTCCTGCGACGAAGCAATCCAGACTGCTTCCGCGGAGAGAGTCTGGATTGCTTCGCGGAGCCTGTCACCGGGCCGCGCCTCGCGCGGACCCGGTGGCGTCGCCCGCTGCAATCACGGAACCCTCCCGAGGGCATTATTCGCCATTGACAAATTGATTAGCTAATATCTAATTTACCGCCAGAATAACCGGCCGCGCCAAGCGGTCCACAAAGAGAGGGAACGACGATGAGAGGGCTTCTGGCCTGCGCCATGCTCGCGGCCATGACTTCGGCTGCCGTAACCACCGTTGCGCGCGCGCAAGTCTCCGACGACGCGGTGCGGATCGGCGTGCTGACGGATCTATCCAGCTGGGGCCGCGACAACAGCGGGCCGGGCTCGGTCGAGGCAGCCAAAATGGCGGTGGAGGAATTCGGGCCGACCGTGCTCGGCAAGCCGATCGAGATCATCAGCGCCGACCACCAGATGAAGACCGACGTCGGCGTGCAGATCGTGCGCGGCTGGTTCGACAACGGCAAGGTCGACGCCGTCGTCGACATCCCCAATTCCGGCATCGCGATCGCCGTGCACAACATGGTGCGCGAGCGCAACAGGATCGCGCTGCTCTCCGGGCCCGGCGCGAGCTCGCTGACCGACGAGTTGTGTAGCCCCAACACCGTGCATTTCACTTATGACACCTATGCGCTGTCGAAGGTGACGGCCTCCGCCGTGATCAAGGAAGGCGGAAAATCCTGGTACTTCATCACCGCGGACTACGCCTTCGGCCAGCAGCTCGAGAAGGATGCGACGCGCTTCATCAATGAGATGGGCGGGAAGGTCTTGGGCGGCGTGAAACATCCGACCAACACCGCGGACTTCTCCTCCTTCGCGCTGCAGGCCCAGAGCTCGAAATCGGACGTCGTCGCCTTTGCCAATGCCGGTCAGGACACCGACAACGCCATCAAGCAATCCGGCGAGTTCGGTCTCGTCCAGGGCGGCCAGAAGCTGGTCGGCCTGTTGATGTTCGACACCGACGTGCATGCGGTCGGCCTCAAGGCCGCGCAGGGTACCTACATGACCACGGCGTCGTACTGGGCCATGGACGAGGCGACGCGGGCCTGGTCCAAGAAGTTCTATGAGCGTACCAAGGTGATGCCGACCATGATCCATACCGGTGTCTACGGCTCCGTCCTGCATTATCTGAAAGGAATCAAGGCGGCCGGCACCGACGATCCCGCCAAGGTGATGGCCAGGATGCGCGAGCTGCCGATCGAGGATACATTCGTCCATGGCGGACGCTTGCGCGAGGACGGCCGCGTCATCCGCGACATGTATCTGGCCAAGGTGAAGTCGCCCGAGCAGTCCAAGGAGCCCTGGGACTATCTCGAGATCGTCAAGACCGTGAAGGGCGAGGACGCCTTCCGTCCGGTCTCCGAGTCCAAATGTCCGCTGCTGAAGAAGTGAGGCCCGCATGATTGGCAACGAGCGCAACGCAAGCGAAACATACGAGTGCGATGTGCTCGTGGCCGGATCGGGAGCCTCCGGCATGTCGGCCGCGATCACGGCGCGTTATCGCGGCCTCGACGTGCTGATCGCCGAGAAGGAGCCGCGCTTCGGCGGCACCACCGCCCGCTCCGGCGGTTGGCTCTGGATCCCCGGCACGTCGCTGGCGAAGGCCTATGGCATCGCCGAGACGCCGGAACAGGCCCGCACCTATCTGCGGCACGAAGCCGGCAACAATTTCGATGCCGCGCGGGTCGATGCGTTCTTGAGCGCCGGCCCCGAAGCGGTGGATTTCTTCACCACCAAGACGGCGCTGCGCTTCGACATGCCGCTGGTGTTTCCCGACTATCACGCCGAAGCGCCCGGCGGCGCTCAGGGCGGCCGCTCCATGGTGACGCGTCCGTTCGACGGCCGCGAGCTTGGCGAGCAGATCAAGACACTGGGCATGCCGCTGCCCGAGCTCACCGTGTTCGGCATGATGCTCGGAAGCGGCAAGGAGATCATCCATTTCATGCGCGTGACGAAATCGCTGACCTCGGCGGTCTATGTCGCCAAGCGCCTGTCGCGGCATTTGATGGACGTTCTGCGCTACGGCCGCGGCATGACCCTGACCAACGGCAATGCGCTGGCCGGGCGCCTCGCAAAATCCGCGCAGGACTTGAATATCCCGATGTGGCTGTCGTCGCCGGTACGCGAGCTAACGGTCGAGAACGGCGCGGTGACCGGCGCCATCGTTTCGCGTGAGGGGCGCGACGTGCGTGTCCGTGCCCGCCAGGGCGTCGTGCTCGCCTGCGGCGGCTTCCCGCACGATGTCGAGCGCCGCAAAAAGATGTTTCCGCATGCGCCGACCGGCCATGAGCATTTTTCGCCGGGACCGACCGGCAACACCGGCGACGGCCTGCGCCTTGCGGAGAGCGCCGGCGGACATGTCGAGGACCGCCTGCCCAACGCGGCGGCCTGGGTGCCGGTGTCGCTGACGACGCGCAAGGACGGCTCGAAGGGCGTGATGCCCCACTTCATCGACCGCGCCAAGCCCGGCGTGATCGCGGTGATGCGCGACGGCAGGCGTTTTGCCAATGAAGGCAATTCCTACCACGACTTCGTCCAGGCCATGGTCAAGGCGGCAAAGCCCGGCGAAGAGATCGCGGCCTATCTCGTCTGCGATCACAAGACGCTGCGCAAATACGGCCTCGGCTGCGTGCCGCCTTTCCCGATGCCGCTGGGTCATCATCTCGAGACCGGCTATCTCATGCGCGGCGACACGCTGGAGGCGCTGGCGGCGAAGGCCGGCATCGATGCGAATGCGTTCGCCGAGACGGTCAGGCAGTTCAATGCGACCGCGCCGCTGGGGCACGATGCCGCCTTCGGCAAGGGCTCGAAGGCCTACAACCGCTACCAGGGCGACGCGATGCACGGCCCCAACCCTTGCGTCGCGCCGATCGAGAACGGCCCGTTCTACGCCATCAAGATGGTGATCGGCGATCTCGGCACCTATGCCGGCATCGTCACCGACGAGAACGCGCGGGCGCTCGATGCGGAGGGACGGGTGATTCCCGGGCTCTATGCCGCCGGCAACGACATGGCAAGCATCATGGGCGGCAATTATCCCGGCGCCGGCATCACGCTTGGGCCCGCGCTGACCTTCGGTTACATTGCCGGCCGTCATCTCGCCGACAGCGCCGTCACGCGCAACGCGGCGTAGCCACGCCAGGAGGCGCATGAAGAAAGAAAGCCGCGGCATCCAGTCGATCGAGGTCGGCGGCGAATTGCTCCGCGCGCTCGCAAGGAGTGGCGAGCCAATGATGCTGCGCGATCTCGCGCGCGAGGCCGGCATGTCGCCCGCCAAGGCGCATCCTTATCTCGCCAGCTTCTCGCGTATCGGCCTGATCGAGCAGGACGAGACCACCGGCCGCTACGAGATCGGCGCGCTGGCGCTCGAGCTCGGCCTGATCAGCCTCCGCCGCCTCTCCGGCGTGCGCATCGCACGTCCCAAGATTGCGGCGCTCGCAAGCCAGATCGGCCATGCCGTCTCGCTCGCGGTCTGGGGCACGCATGGGCCGACCGTGGTGCAGCTCGAGGAGCCCGGCCAGCCCGTGCACATCGTGATGCGCGCCGGCTCGGTGATGGCGCTGCTGGAGACCGCAACCGGCCGCGCCTTCGCGGCCTTCCTGCCGGAGAAGACGATCAATGCCGCACTCGAAAGCGGGCTCGATCGTCACGGCGTTGGCTACGATCCGAAGCGCGCCGTGAAA is from Bradyrhizobium xenonodulans and encodes:
- a CDS encoding MFS transporter, giving the protein MTVATGVSASAEKSTTAHVVWASALGTAIEWYDFLIYNTAAALVFSKLFFPNFDPFVGTLAAFSTYAVGFVARPIGGAIIGHYGDRLGRKTMLVATMIAMGLGTFLIGCLPTYSQIGVWAPILLIILRFIQGIGLGGEWSGAVVMVIEHAGNRRGFYGSLVQIGFPVGVAASTGIFALMTQLPEADFLSWGWRVPFWISILLVGVGFIVRLKLAETPHFKEVVERKEVLAQPVWEVLRRDWRSFLLAIGITVSEVGLAYLLTVFTVHYATTKLGLPRQVILNAVVYAAIVEFATLPLAGWLSDIFGRKALYLAGGVFSVALAFPLFWFLDSKEPALIIFALVVTMTLTHALLFGPKAAFMPELFRTQVRYSGASLGANVAAALSGGFSPLIATALLAWVGSYWPVSVYIIALSVITIIATLMAPETARDSLKS
- a CDS encoding IclR family transcriptional regulator gives rise to the protein MKKESRGIQSIEVGGELLRALARSGEPMMLRDLAREAGMSPAKAHPYLASFSRIGLIEQDETTGRYEIGALALELGLISLRRLSGVRIARPKIAALASQIGHAVSLAVWGTHGPTVVQLEEPGQPVHIVMRAGSVMALLETATGRAFAAFLPEKTINAALESGLDRHGVGYDPKRAVKGAKVAEMLTEVRKHGLARALGDPLPGVNAFSAPVFDHSGHVALVITAMGPEGTFDARWDSPIAHALRDCAGGISKRLGYGMTVAAE
- a CDS encoding ABC transporter substrate-binding protein, which translates into the protein MRGLLACAMLAAMTSAAVTTVARAQVSDDAVRIGVLTDLSSWGRDNSGPGSVEAAKMAVEEFGPTVLGKPIEIISADHQMKTDVGVQIVRGWFDNGKVDAVVDIPNSGIAIAVHNMVRERNRIALLSGPGASSLTDELCSPNTVHFTYDTYALSKVTASAVIKEGGKSWYFITADYAFGQQLEKDATRFINEMGGKVLGGVKHPTNTADFSSFALQAQSSKSDVVAFANAGQDTDNAIKQSGEFGLVQGGQKLVGLLMFDTDVHAVGLKAAQGTYMTTASYWAMDEATRAWSKKFYERTKVMPTMIHTGVYGSVLHYLKGIKAAGTDDPAKVMARMRELPIEDTFVHGGRLREDGRVIRDMYLAKVKSPEQSKEPWDYLEIVKTVKGEDAFRPVSESKCPLLKK
- a CDS encoding FAD-dependent oxidoreductase codes for the protein MIGNERNASETYECDVLVAGSGASGMSAAITARYRGLDVLIAEKEPRFGGTTARSGGWLWIPGTSLAKAYGIAETPEQARTYLRHEAGNNFDAARVDAFLSAGPEAVDFFTTKTALRFDMPLVFPDYHAEAPGGAQGGRSMVTRPFDGRELGEQIKTLGMPLPELTVFGMMLGSGKEIIHFMRVTKSLTSAVYVAKRLSRHLMDVLRYGRGMTLTNGNALAGRLAKSAQDLNIPMWLSSPVRELTVENGAVTGAIVSREGRDVRVRARQGVVLACGGFPHDVERRKKMFPHAPTGHEHFSPGPTGNTGDGLRLAESAGGHVEDRLPNAAAWVPVSLTTRKDGSKGVMPHFIDRAKPGVIAVMRDGRRFANEGNSYHDFVQAMVKAAKPGEEIAAYLVCDHKTLRKYGLGCVPPFPMPLGHHLETGYLMRGDTLEALAAKAGIDANAFAETVRQFNATAPLGHDAAFGKGSKAYNRYQGDAMHGPNPCVAPIENGPFYAIKMVIGDLGTYAGIVTDENARALDAEGRVIPGLYAAGNDMASIMGGNYPGAGITLGPALTFGYIAGRHLADSAVTRNAA